TCCGTTAAATTTCGAAGATTCATTGTGGTTGTTACCTCGTGCTAAGTCATCATCTGCTAAAGATATTCAATTGGCTGCTGCCGAAGCTGTTCGTGCATTTACATTCCCTAATTCTAACAAACCTTCTTCCGTTGcaaaaaaatcatttaaatcCGTTACATCTAAATTATCCAAACAGAAGGTTGAAATAGCCGAAGAAGTTTCAGCGACGTTTTTCGATGAAGAAGCGTTGTATTACATGCCAGCTCTGATTGCCAGCATGGCGGAAGGAATGTTGCTCGCTCCACCACAAGAGGGTTACTATTACGACGACGACGTGGAGAGCAACGTGGACAGCAGTTTATGGAGTGACTACTGATTCAGCATAGCCATTTCTTGTGGATGGGATTAAATGaagttttatttgatatttaaTCGTCCTACCAATTTTCTTTATTCATAGAAattctttttttattcttttcacaACTGGAAAGATATTATAATGTCCATGCTAGTGGAATCTGTTCATCAATCATTATCAGGAAAAATATTACcaatttatgcttcaaaaaaaaaaaaaaatcaggaaaAATAGATTTTCTTGAGATATTTTATGTAGATATAGCATATATGCCGGTAGTTTTCCCTATGCCAAAATTTGCCAATCAATGATCAATAATTTACTCAATACTATTACTCCTTACTTTATTTTCCAATTCTATTATGTacttttgaaaaattccaaacaaaaggaaaaagaggcaagatatCGATATGTTGCGTACCCTTTTACTAGTTTTTAAATTGTGATGTAATCTAGGGCCTGCATGAGAACCATCATGTGGTCTTATGATTCTCATGCTCTCTTCCACTGCGGAGGTCGGGGTTCGAACTCTTGTAATTGCTAAAATTTCTAAATGAATAAGATTCAGGAGTAGTCTAGGGACCAGTTGTACcaagttataaaaaaaaaaaaatttagggcCTCCACATATGACAATTCCCACTTTGTATTGTGGATCTTTGAATATAATCTTCGGGTATCCCCGATACACTCCAAAAGAGACGGTTTAGATGAAAAAGTCTGGTGTAATGCATCCTAACATGATAACATCTGCATGCCATAAGGAATGCTAGTTACTTGTTTCACTACGGTTGTAGTACAATATTAAAGCCATTGGATGATAATGTCAGTGTCTAAGTTCGAAACTTGTAAGCTTCTTTACCGatcaagaaaaggaaaaaaaaagggaaagacTACGACTATAATCTACGAATCTAATTCTTTTTATCCGCTGACTTATAGCCGTATCTATAAATGGAGGGGATAATGAAAGCTTACTTTAATTCAAACGGATTAGGATCTAAATCTCAACAATTGAATAATAAATGAATTAGATCTAGCGTAATTTCTATCTTTTTAGCTACaaccataaatattaaaattacAACCACATCATAAAATCCATGATAGAATTAATTCGAGTATATCCTCTGTTTCTAAAAGATAGGCTTCAAATGGAGGTAACACCTAGTTAGAGAAAGTATTATGGCAGAAGAATTTCATCTTCCAAGTTACATGTCATCTCAGCATTTGGAATAGTTCATGAAACTTCGATCAAGCTTAATAGTGCAATTCAACGAAACCTCAAAAAGAATGATGTTGAACGTCAATCATTTTCCATTTGACTAGTCAACAGTCCATCATTCCTAATCTAGTCactattgaaaagacgaggatgcCAACTatagcacaatttttttttttttcgtttaacATACTAAGACACACTTTGAGTGTTTTCtttagtaaaaatcaaatcatagGCAAGGTGAAATTGAATATATAATTTGCGTTCAACAAGGAACCAATTATGAAATCAACTAAGGGtatgattaacgtacaagtgcatttactttaattataataaaataattacacTGATGAATAAATTAAAAGAAACAACGCACAAACAAATTTTAAGGAGGAAAACTACTAGGCTAATAaataccgggacctagtccagtttcaaATAGTCTTAAAAGTAAGCTACTATATTCTTTCCTACTACGCAACTTCAGTCTAGTGAAGTTGAGAGAGAATAATTGAACCCATAGTTACATTGTTTTCTCAGTATTCCTGCGCTTACAACCAATCTGGTCTATACATATGAACATCTTAACAGAAGTTCGTTATTGGCAAAAGTTTATCCACAACCTTTCGTGAAAACCATTGCTACTCGGCCTCCAAACTGATGAGTAAGAGTTTCCTTTTGAACGTAAACCGAACTGTCACGAGAAACCATATGATTCCAACTTAGTTTTTATCACAAAGAAAAGGGTGATTTTTCCCAAGTCAAGATTCTTCCTTTTAACTCTAAACCACCTGAAACCACAAGTTATGTTTATAGATCAAACTATctcattgaatcgatcaatcgaGGTTTATATTTATTGAAGTAAATTACTTGATTCTATAAGGTTTCTTTTTAAGAAAGTAAACTACTTATTGATCCACAATCTTGTTCTTGTTAAAGTACTCTTTGTTGTTTTAGTCAATCAAGTCTAGAAGATTATCAAACAAAGATTCCTAAATCTACGATCTTCAAAGTCTTCATCTGCGGAACAACTTGATTCTTCTATTGATCGCCTTATAGAACGGAATCCATTAACGTTGTAAAAATCAATAAACCTATTCATAGACTCATATCAGTTCAATATGTATAAATCGATCCTCAAAGTTCTTGAGTGGTTTTATTGCAAAAGAGAAAGGGTATGGAATAAATAAAAACTTATCACAGAAGAGAACTACTTATAGTCACAAGtacaattaaaaataaataaataacaatatagtttcccaccaacattaCTTCTAACACTCGGCAATAAATTCCACACAAATGGATGTGTTCATATATGAGTTTGTAAGAACATAAGACTCCACTATTTATATCTTTAAGACCAAGGCTTATCTGATAACAAGATAAATCATTTATGAAATTAAAGATACACATTAGTGCACAATTTTGAAAGTAACTTTATCTTGGTATTCTTAAATTTTAACACAAATAATTCTTCTGTAATTAAGACAAATATAATGTTGTCTAGAATATAATCTAGAAAATACTCCACATTGATACTTAAGATTCCGACTAGGTTTACTACCATATTCATGTAGTTTTGTTGAATAATTAAATTAGATATGTTCAATCTACTGGGAAAGGAATACACATAAATTTCAAAAATCAATCTCAAATATTAATAGCTTCTTTAGTTAGAAAATGACAACCTTAATTTTAATATGCTGTCACTAACTATCCAAAGTTATATGCTTGACACAATCAAGATATCAATATATGATGTGATCAAGATGAATATTTTCTTGGGTGGAAGTACGATCATGTTCATACTTTCAACATTAGTCAAGAATGATAATGTAAGTCATGTTGAACATCCCTCGTTCAGTACCAAAGGAATGAATTTGAATAATAATAGTTAGAGTCGTATACTGATGTTCGCTCAACTTGTATAAACTCTGAAATATGTTAATCAAAaggtagaaaaaaaaatcaaaagtgcAAGTATCATTCGAATCACAGTCTTGATTCAAATTTGGATTTTAATCAGATTTCAAATTAAAATATGTTTTCTAACATGTTTTCAACGCACGAATCCTAAGTATATTGAAATATCCAATTTCTCGAAAATTCAGCACTAAGTAGTAACTAGCACAACAGTATTGTTATGAGGAAATCATCAAAAGTACATTAAAATATACTTCAGAACTATGTACAATAAATTGTAGCATACAATTATGTATATTATTCCTTCGACATTTTGATCATCTATAATGAGCAAGTTACTTATATTAAATATATATAAAGAAACTTCGTATATCATATATTTTTCTGATAAGACCGTGAGAACTTGGTAGAAATGGGACAATCATCTAATAGTTACTAAACGTTGTTTGAAAGATGATGCCTTCGTTTTTTTCTccagttcttcgttttcaaatctTGAAGAGTAACTAGTGTTTCGTCTCAGCACTTCTATGTCCTATGTATAACCTAACAGAGTTGACTTTTGTAAGCAATTCAATAGTTGAGTTTTGACACCTAAATTTGAATCCAgtacttgatataccaacgcctATTAGGATCAACCGAGAAGTTCCCTAATACAGGCGTATAACATgcaaagtaaaaaaaataaaaaaatcaaagcgTTACTAATTATGAAAACTCATTCTGTTTCTAATAAAAGCATATTTACTTTCTTACTGTCACGGgttatttatttttgtgaaaC
This portion of the Papaver somniferum cultivar HN1 chromosome 11, ASM357369v1, whole genome shotgun sequence genome encodes:
- the LOC113323790 gene encoding dehydration-responsive element-binding protein 1D-like, which encodes MNFEDSYECSLSSPSSSSYSTGIFSSESDYTSSSSSSSLLKLASHKKTSGRKIFKETRHPIYRGVRARKNNKWVCEVRELNSKSRIWLGTHSSAEIAARAHDVAAIALRGESTPLNFEDSLWLLPRAKSSSAKDIQLAAAEAVRAFTFPNSNKPSSVAKKSFKSVTSKLSKQKVEIAEEVSATFFDEEALYYMPALIASMAEGMLLAPPQEGYYYDDDVESNVDSSLWSDY